A part of Oryctolagus cuniculus chromosome 15, mOryCun1.1, whole genome shotgun sequence genomic DNA contains:
- the LOC103351311 gene encoding zinc finger protein 271-like isoform X1, whose protein sequence is MQVYHVMIAFEDLAVYFSWEEWQNMNNAQKILYRDVMLETYSSLFSLGHCITKPDLIFKLEQGAEPWMVDECLNQSLSVGMKRDDLIRINQESQDTNLNQDFMKNNKTSALKRVELRKTLTLNSSHIPTLIIKKGIYSGLKPEECNKCHTVYPPSGPNQLQGGEKFDNTKLPGKSLQFCEPLSQHDNIHIMKQPFGPTGQAKVFTRKMSCKSERVHMAENCNKSTVTFGKATQKEKAINENSSLNMHQQTHTTKKFYIRYVEPVIHQSHLAINQRLNTREKLYTCNPCGKSLSINSPYECNGCGKAFGQKSVLRKCQQIHTGEKPHECSDCAKAFTQKSYLINHQRIHTGEKLYKCLHCGKGFLWKSVLIVHQRIHTGEKPYECNDCGKAFGQKSNLVLHQRIHTGEKPHECNYCGKGFGQKSVLIVHQRIHTGEKPYECNDCGKAFGRKSHLILHQRIHTGEKPHECNYCGKAFGHKSAFLTHQQMHTGEKPHKCNDCGKAFGQKSNLIIHQRIHTGEKPHKCNDCGKAFGQKSHLIIHQQIHTGEKPHKCNDCGKAFGRKSYLILHQRIHTGEKPHECNDCGKAFGGKSDLMKHQRIHTGEKPYECNYCGKAFGRKSHLIIHQRMHTEEKPHKCKVCGKAFGQKSDLIIHQRIHTGEKPHKCNDCGKAFGQKSHLIIHQRIHTGQKPHECNDCGKAFTQKSHLIVHQRIHTGEKPHKCNDCGKAFGRKSYLMKHQRIHTGEKPHKCNDCGNAFGQNHTSSCTREFTQGRNLINVMTVEKPLDKHHTS, encoded by the exons gtgatgatagcatttgaagacctggctgtgtactttagctgggaggaatggcagaacatgaacaatgctcagaaaatcctgtacagagatgtgatgctggagacctacagcagcctctTCTCCTTGG ggcactgcatTACCAAACCTGACTTAAttttcaagttggagcaaggagcagagccatggatggtggACGAATGCCTGAATCAGAGCCTTTcag tgggcatgaaaagggatgacctgattaggatcaaccaggaaagtcaggacacaaatctgaatcaggattttatgaaaaataacaagacatcAGCTCTCAAGAGAGTTGAATTAAGAAAGACCCTTACTTTAAATTCAAGCCATATTCCAACACTGATTATTAAAAAGGGAATCTATTCAGGATTGAAGCCTGAGGAATGCAATAAATGTCACACTGTGTATCCCCCCAGTGGGCCTAATCAACTACAGGGTGGAGAGAAATTTGATAACACTAAGTTACCTGGAAaatctctccagttctgtgagcctCTTAGTCAGCATGACAATATTCACAtcatgaagcagccatttggacccACTGGACAAGCAAAAGTCTTCACAAGAAAGATGTCCTGTAAATCTGAGAGGGTTCATATGGCAGAAAACTGTAATAAATCAACTGTCACTTTTGGAAAAGCAACTCAAAAAGAAAAGGCTATCAATGAAAATTCTAGCCTCAATATGCATCAACAAACTCACACAACAAAGAAATTTTATATTAGGTATGTTGAACCTGTCATTCACCAATCACATCTTGCAATAAATCAGAGACTAAATACAAGGGAAAAACTTTACACATGTAACCCTTGTGGAAAATCACTCAGTATTAATtcaccttatgaatgtaatggctgtgggaaagcctttggacaaaagtcagtccTCAGGAAATGTCaacaaattcacacaggggagaaacctcatgaatgtagtgACTGTGCAAAAGCCTTTACACAGAAATCATACCTCATAaaccatcagcgaattcacacaggggagaaacttTATAAATGCCTTCATTGTGGAAAAGGCTTTCTGTGGAAGTCAGTCCTCATcgtacaccagagaattcacacaggggagaaaccctatgaatgtaatgactgtggaaaagcttttggacaaaagtcaaacctcgtactgcaccagagaattcacacaggggagaaacctcatgaatgtaattaTTGTGGAAAAggctttggacaaaagtcagtccTCATcgtacaccagagaattcacacaggggagaaaccctatgaatgtaatgactgtgggaaagcATTTGGAAGAAAGTCGCACCTCATattacaccagagaattcacacaggtgagaaacctcatgaatgtaattactgtggaaaagcctttggacacaagtcagCCTTCCTCACACATCAGCAAAtgcacacaggggagaaacctcataaatgtaatgactgcgggaaagcctttggacaaaagtcaaacctcatcatacaccagcgaattcacacaggggagaaacctcataaatgtaatgactgtggaaaagcctttggacaaaagtcacacctcatcatacaccagcaaattcacacaggggagaaacctcataaatgtaatgactgtggaaaagcctttggaagaaAGTCATACCTCATattacaccagagaattcacacaggggagaaacctcatgaatgtaatgactgtggaaaagcctttggaggAAAGTCAGACCTCATgaaacatcagcgaattcacacaggggagaaaccctatgaatgtaattACTGTGGAAAAGCATTTGGAagaaagtcacacctcatcatacaccagcgaatgcacacagaggagaaacctcataaatgtaaagtctgtggaaaagcctttggacaaaagtcagacctcatcatacaccagcgaattcacacaggggagaaacctcataaatgtaatgactgtggaaaagcctttggacaaaagtcacacctcatcatacaccagcgaattcacacagggcagaaacctcatgaatgtaatgactgtggaaaagcctttacacaaaagtcacacctcatcgtgcaccagagaattcacacaggggagaaacctcataaatgtaatgactgtggaaaagcctttggacgaaagtcataCCTCATgaaacatcagcgaattcacacaggggagaaacctcataaatgtaatgactgtggaaatgcCTTTGGACAAAATCACACCTCATCgtgcaccagagaattcacacagggcagaaacctcataaatgtaatgactgtggaaaagcctttggacaaacaTCATACCTCATGA
- the LOC103351311 gene encoding zinc finger protein 271-like isoform X3: MLPRFSTVMIAFEDLAVYFSWEEWQNMNNAQKILYRDVMLETYSSLFSLGHCITKPDLIFKLEQGAEPWMVDECLNQSLSVGMKRDDLIRINQESQDTNLNQDFMKNNKTSALKRVELRKTLTLNSSHIPTLIIKKGIYSGLKPEECNKCHTVYPPSGPNQLQGGEKFDNTKLPGKSLQFCEPLSQHDNIHIMKQPFGPTGQAKVFTRKMSCKSERVHMAENCNKSTVTFGKATQKEKAINENSSLNMHQQTHTTKKFYIRYVEPVIHQSHLAINQRLNTREKLYTCNPCGKSLSINSPYECNGCGKAFGQKSVLRKCQQIHTGEKPHECSDCAKAFTQKSYLINHQRIHTGEKLYKCLHCGKGFLWKSVLIVHQRIHTGEKPYECNDCGKAFGQKSNLVLHQRIHTGEKPHECNYCGKGFGQKSVLIVHQRIHTGEKPYECNDCGKAFGRKSHLILHQRIHTGEKPHECNYCGKAFGHKSAFLTHQQMHTGEKPHKCNDCGKAFGQKSNLIIHQRIHTGEKPHKCNDCGKAFGQKSHLIIHQQIHTGEKPHKCNDCGKAFGRKSYLILHQRIHTGEKPHECNDCGKAFGGKSDLMKHQRIHTGEKPYECNYCGKAFGRKSHLIIHQRMHTEEKPHKCKVCGKAFGQKSDLIIHQRIHTGEKPHKCNDCGKAFGQKSHLIIHQRIHTGQKPHECNDCGKAFTQKSHLIVHQRIHTGEKPHKCNDCGKAFGRKSYLMKHQRIHTGEKPHKCNDCGNAFGQNHTSSCTREFTQGRNLINVMTVEKPLDKHHTS; this comes from the exons gtgatgatagcatttgaagacctggctgtgtactttagctgggaggaatggcagaacatgaacaatgctcagaaaatcctgtacagagatgtgatgctggagacctacagcagcctctTCTCCTTGG ggcactgcatTACCAAACCTGACTTAAttttcaagttggagcaaggagcagagccatggatggtggACGAATGCCTGAATCAGAGCCTTTcag tgggcatgaaaagggatgacctgattaggatcaaccaggaaagtcaggacacaaatctgaatcaggattttatgaaaaataacaagacatcAGCTCTCAAGAGAGTTGAATTAAGAAAGACCCTTACTTTAAATTCAAGCCATATTCCAACACTGATTATTAAAAAGGGAATCTATTCAGGATTGAAGCCTGAGGAATGCAATAAATGTCACACTGTGTATCCCCCCAGTGGGCCTAATCAACTACAGGGTGGAGAGAAATTTGATAACACTAAGTTACCTGGAAaatctctccagttctgtgagcctCTTAGTCAGCATGACAATATTCACAtcatgaagcagccatttggacccACTGGACAAGCAAAAGTCTTCACAAGAAAGATGTCCTGTAAATCTGAGAGGGTTCATATGGCAGAAAACTGTAATAAATCAACTGTCACTTTTGGAAAAGCAACTCAAAAAGAAAAGGCTATCAATGAAAATTCTAGCCTCAATATGCATCAACAAACTCACACAACAAAGAAATTTTATATTAGGTATGTTGAACCTGTCATTCACCAATCACATCTTGCAATAAATCAGAGACTAAATACAAGGGAAAAACTTTACACATGTAACCCTTGTGGAAAATCACTCAGTATTAATtcaccttatgaatgtaatggctgtgggaaagcctttggacaaaagtcagtccTCAGGAAATGTCaacaaattcacacaggggagaaacctcatgaatgtagtgACTGTGCAAAAGCCTTTACACAGAAATCATACCTCATAaaccatcagcgaattcacacaggggagaaacttTATAAATGCCTTCATTGTGGAAAAGGCTTTCTGTGGAAGTCAGTCCTCATcgtacaccagagaattcacacaggggagaaaccctatgaatgtaatgactgtggaaaagcttttggacaaaagtcaaacctcgtactgcaccagagaattcacacaggggagaaacctcatgaatgtaattaTTGTGGAAAAggctttggacaaaagtcagtccTCATcgtacaccagagaattcacacaggggagaaaccctatgaatgtaatgactgtgggaaagcATTTGGAAGAAAGTCGCACCTCATattacaccagagaattcacacaggtgagaaacctcatgaatgtaattactgtggaaaagcctttggacacaagtcagCCTTCCTCACACATCAGCAAAtgcacacaggggagaaacctcataaatgtaatgactgcgggaaagcctttggacaaaagtcaaacctcatcatacaccagcgaattcacacaggggagaaacctcataaatgtaatgactgtggaaaagcctttggacaaaagtcacacctcatcatacaccagcaaattcacacaggggagaaacctcataaatgtaatgactgtggaaaagcctttggaagaaAGTCATACCTCATattacaccagagaattcacacaggggagaaacctcatgaatgtaatgactgtggaaaagcctttggaggAAAGTCAGACCTCATgaaacatcagcgaattcacacaggggagaaaccctatgaatgtaattACTGTGGAAAAGCATTTGGAagaaagtcacacctcatcatacaccagcgaatgcacacagaggagaaacctcataaatgtaaagtctgtggaaaagcctttggacaaaagtcagacctcatcatacaccagcgaattcacacaggggagaaacctcataaatgtaatgactgtggaaaagcctttggacaaaagtcacacctcatcatacaccagcgaattcacacagggcagaaacctcatgaatgtaatgactgtggaaaagcctttacacaaaagtcacacctcatcgtgcaccagagaattcacacaggggagaaacctcataaatgtaatgactgtggaaaagcctttggacgaaagtcataCCTCATgaaacatcagcgaattcacacaggggagaaacctcataaatgtaatgactgtggaaatgcCTTTGGACAAAATCACACCTCATCgtgcaccagagaattcacacagggcagaaacctcataaatgtaatgactgtggaaaagcctttggacaaacaTCATACCTCATGA
- the LOC103351311 gene encoding zinc finger protein 271-like isoform X2, translating to MIAFEDLAVYFSWEEWQNMNNAQKILYRDVMLETYSSLFSLGHCITKPDLIFKLEQGAEPWMVDECLNQSLSVGMKRDDLIRINQESQDTNLNQDFMKNNKTSALKRVELRKTLTLNSSHIPTLIIKKGIYSGLKPEECNKCHTVYPPSGPNQLQGGEKFDNTKLPGKSLQFCEPLSQHDNIHIMKQPFGPTGQAKVFTRKMSCKSERVHMAENCNKSTVTFGKATQKEKAINENSSLNMHQQTHTTKKFYIRYVEPVIHQSHLAINQRLNTREKLYTCNPCGKSLSINSPYECNGCGKAFGQKSVLRKCQQIHTGEKPHECSDCAKAFTQKSYLINHQRIHTGEKLYKCLHCGKGFLWKSVLIVHQRIHTGEKPYECNDCGKAFGQKSNLVLHQRIHTGEKPHECNYCGKGFGQKSVLIVHQRIHTGEKPYECNDCGKAFGRKSHLILHQRIHTGEKPHECNYCGKAFGHKSAFLTHQQMHTGEKPHKCNDCGKAFGQKSNLIIHQRIHTGEKPHKCNDCGKAFGQKSHLIIHQQIHTGEKPHKCNDCGKAFGRKSYLILHQRIHTGEKPHECNDCGKAFGGKSDLMKHQRIHTGEKPYECNYCGKAFGRKSHLIIHQRMHTEEKPHKCKVCGKAFGQKSDLIIHQRIHTGEKPHKCNDCGKAFGQKSHLIIHQRIHTGQKPHECNDCGKAFTQKSHLIVHQRIHTGEKPHKCNDCGKAFGRKSYLMKHQRIHTGEKPHKCNDCGNAFGQNHTSSCTREFTQGRNLINVMTVEKPLDKHHTS from the exons atgatagcatttgaagacctggctgtgtactttagctgggaggaatggcagaacatgaacaatgctcagaaaatcctgtacagagatgtgatgctggagacctacagcagcctctTCTCCTTGG ggcactgcatTACCAAACCTGACTTAAttttcaagttggagcaaggagcagagccatggatggtggACGAATGCCTGAATCAGAGCCTTTcag tgggcatgaaaagggatgacctgattaggatcaaccaggaaagtcaggacacaaatctgaatcaggattttatgaaaaataacaagacatcAGCTCTCAAGAGAGTTGAATTAAGAAAGACCCTTACTTTAAATTCAAGCCATATTCCAACACTGATTATTAAAAAGGGAATCTATTCAGGATTGAAGCCTGAGGAATGCAATAAATGTCACACTGTGTATCCCCCCAGTGGGCCTAATCAACTACAGGGTGGAGAGAAATTTGATAACACTAAGTTACCTGGAAaatctctccagttctgtgagcctCTTAGTCAGCATGACAATATTCACAtcatgaagcagccatttggacccACTGGACAAGCAAAAGTCTTCACAAGAAAGATGTCCTGTAAATCTGAGAGGGTTCATATGGCAGAAAACTGTAATAAATCAACTGTCACTTTTGGAAAAGCAACTCAAAAAGAAAAGGCTATCAATGAAAATTCTAGCCTCAATATGCATCAACAAACTCACACAACAAAGAAATTTTATATTAGGTATGTTGAACCTGTCATTCACCAATCACATCTTGCAATAAATCAGAGACTAAATACAAGGGAAAAACTTTACACATGTAACCCTTGTGGAAAATCACTCAGTATTAATtcaccttatgaatgtaatggctgtgggaaagcctttggacaaaagtcagtccTCAGGAAATGTCaacaaattcacacaggggagaaacctcatgaatgtagtgACTGTGCAAAAGCCTTTACACAGAAATCATACCTCATAaaccatcagcgaattcacacaggggagaaacttTATAAATGCCTTCATTGTGGAAAAGGCTTTCTGTGGAAGTCAGTCCTCATcgtacaccagagaattcacacaggggagaaaccctatgaatgtaatgactgtggaaaagcttttggacaaaagtcaaacctcgtactgcaccagagaattcacacaggggagaaacctcatgaatgtaattaTTGTGGAAAAggctttggacaaaagtcagtccTCATcgtacaccagagaattcacacaggggagaaaccctatgaatgtaatgactgtgggaaagcATTTGGAAGAAAGTCGCACCTCATattacaccagagaattcacacaggtgagaaacctcatgaatgtaattactgtggaaaagcctttggacacaagtcagCCTTCCTCACACATCAGCAAAtgcacacaggggagaaacctcataaatgtaatgactgcgggaaagcctttggacaaaagtcaaacctcatcatacaccagcgaattcacacaggggagaaacctcataaatgtaatgactgtggaaaagcctttggacaaaagtcacacctcatcatacaccagcaaattcacacaggggagaaacctcataaatgtaatgactgtggaaaagcctttggaagaaAGTCATACCTCATattacaccagagaattcacacaggggagaaacctcatgaatgtaatgactgtggaaaagcctttggaggAAAGTCAGACCTCATgaaacatcagcgaattcacacaggggagaaaccctatgaatgtaattACTGTGGAAAAGCATTTGGAagaaagtcacacctcatcatacaccagcgaatgcacacagaggagaaacctcataaatgtaaagtctgtggaaaagcctttggacaaaagtcagacctcatcatacaccagcgaattcacacaggggagaaacctcataaatgtaatgactgtggaaaagcctttggacaaaagtcacacctcatcatacaccagcgaattcacacagggcagaaacctcatgaatgtaatgactgtggaaaagcctttacacaaaagtcacacctcatcgtgcaccagagaattcacacaggggagaaacctcataaatgtaatgactgtggaaaagcctttggacgaaagtcataCCTCATgaaacatcagcgaattcacacaggggagaaacctcataaatgtaatgactgtggaaatgcCTTTGGACAAAATCACACCTCATCgtgcaccagagaattcacacagggcagaaacctcataaatgtaatgactgtggaaaagcctttggacaaacaTCATACCTCATGA